Proteins from one Puntigrus tetrazona isolate hp1 unplaced genomic scaffold, ASM1883169v1 S000000746, whole genome shotgun sequence genomic window:
- the LOC122335229 gene encoding ectonucleotide pyrophosphatase/phosphodiesterase family member 2 — protein MSVGKLAVVCVLALAVCEAYVFQANQSSGEVEVTPPQIRDFSGSCKGRCFELKEAEPPSCRCDNLCKTYLSCCSDFDEQCLKTAGGFECSRERCGEVRNEDYACHCSEDCLQRGDCCTNYRSLCKGDSSWLEGDCEEIQSPECPAGFVRPPLIILSLDGFRASYMKKGKSVLPNIHKLSSCGTHSPHMRPMYPSKTFPNLYTLATGLYPESHGIVCNSMYDPVFKAHFRLRGREKLNHRWWGGQPIWITAEKQGVKAGTFFWPWVIPLERRILTILRWLHLPDDERPYVYAAHSEQPDTYGHILGPLSNELDNTLRKIDNIIGQLMNGLKQMNLHRCVNVILVGDHGMEESHCERTEYLGSYGLDVDAITLIPGSSGRIGPKNSSTPYDPKEIVANLTCKMPNQHFKPYLKQHLPKRLHYANNRRIEDVHLLMDRKWHVAISPATCGFFGDHGFDNKMSSMQTIFLGFGPSFNFKTEVPVFENIELYNVMCDLLGLTPAPNNGTHGSLNSVLRSPPYTPTQPEEVTSPTPLAPPSEVTYDLGCNCDDENNIEESSQRFPSAADGLLNNVTHLPFGRPAVLFQTSYTQLCHSDYCSGYSHVINMPLWSTFTLTAQVEVPAVSSRECVRSDPRLDHTHTCNSYSQEPDVTHAFLYPPDFSVTSESRYEASLITNTVPMYPAFKRVWSFLQRDVLKRYSMENNGINVIMGPIFDHDYDGLRDTEEKIKETAQGSVFIPSHFYSIISSCEKLNETLDECDGDLRVTCFILPHRADNSESCNSWEDESRWAEDLLKLHTARVRDVELLTGLDFLRSTGLLYTRVLSLKTHLRSFEDHV, from the exons ATGAGCGTGGGAAAACTG gCAGTGGTGTGTGTGCTAGCGCTGGCTGTGTGTGAGGCGTATGTGTTTCAGGCCAATCAGTCGTCAGGAGAGGTGGAGGTCACTCCTCCACAGATCAGAG atTTCTCGGGCTCCTGTAAGGGCCGTTGTTTCGAGCTGAAGGAGGCGGAGCCGCCGAGCTGCAGGTGTGATAATCTGTGTAAGACGTACCTGAGCTGCTGCTCCGACTTCGACGAACAGTGCCTCAAGACgg ctGGAGGGTTCGAGTGTTCCCGGGAGCGCTGTGGTGAGGTCAGGAACGAGGATTACGCCTGTCACTGTTCAGAAGACTGTCTGCAGAGAGGAGACTGCTGTACCAACTACAGATCACTGTGCAAgg GTGACAGTTCCTGGCTGGAGGGTGACTGTGAGGAGATTCAGAGCCCAGAATGCCCTGCAGG gTTTGTCCGTCCTCCTCTCATCATCCTCTCTCTGGACGGTTTCCGCGCCTCCTACATGAAGAAAGGGAAGAGCGTCTTACCTAACATCCACAAACTGA GCTCGTGTGGAACACACTCTCCTCACATGAGACCCATGTACCCGTCCAAAACCTTCCCCAACCTCTACACACTGGCCACG GGCTTGTATCCCGAGTCTCACGGGATCGTGTGTAACTCCATGTATGATCCTGTGTTCAAAGCTCATTTCAGACTGAGAGGACGAGAGAAGCTCAATCACCGCTGGTGGGGAGGGCAGCCT ATTTGGATCACAGCAGAGAAACAGGGCGTGAAGGCTGGGACGTTCTTCTGGCCCTG ggTGATTCCTCTGGAGCGGAGGATCCTTACTATCCTGCGATGGCTGCACCTGCCTGATGACGAGAG GCCGTATGTCTATGCTGCCCACTCAGAGCAGCCGGACACGTACGGACACATCCTGGGTCCATTGAGCAACGag ctGGACAACACTCTCAGGAAGATCGATAACATCATCGGTCAGCTGATGAACGGCCTGAAACAGATGAACCTCCATCGCTGTGTGAACGTCATCCTGGTGGGCGATCACG ggatGGAGGAGTCTCACTGTGAACGAACAGAGTATTTGGGCTCTTACGGTCTGGATGTTGATGCTATCACACTGATCCCAGGATCTTCTGGAAGAATCGGCCCCAAAAACTCCAGCACACCCT aTGATCCAAAGGAGATCGTAGCTAATCTAACA TGTAAGATGCCCAATCAACACTTCAAGCCGTACCTGAAGCAGCACCTGCCCAAACGACTGCATTACGCCAACAACAGACGCATCGAGGACGTGCACCTGCTCATGGACAGGAAGTGGCATGTGGCCAT ATCTCCAGCTACCTGCGGCTTCTTTGGAGATCACGGCTTTGACAACAAGATGAGCAGCATGCAg ACGATCTTTCTAGGATTTGGACCGAGCTTCAATTTCAAGACAGAAGTGCCTGTTTTTGAGAACATCGAGCTGTATAACGTGATGTGTG atctgCTGGGTTTGACCCCGGCTCCTAATAATGGGACTCACGGCAGTCTGAACAGTGTCTTGAGGAGCCCTCCCTACACCCCCACACAGCcagaggaagtgacatcaccCACGCCTTTAGCCCCGCCCTCTGAGGTGACCTATGACCTGGGCTGTAACTGTGATGATGAG AACAACATTGAAGAAAGTTCCCAGAGGTTCCCATCTGCTGCTGATGGACTGCTGAACA ATGTCACACACCTGCCTTTTGGCCGTCCAGCTGTTCTCTTCCAGACGTCTTACACACAGCTGTGTCACTCGGATTACTGCAGTGGATACAGTCACGTCATCAACATGCCGCTGTGGAGCACCTTCACACTCACAGCACAG gtggagGTTCCAGCTGTGTCGtccagagagtgtgtgagatcAGACCCTCGTctcgatcacacacacacatgtaactCGTACAGCCAGGAGCCGGACGTCACACACGCTTTCCTCTATCCTCCGG ATTTCTCCGTTACATCTGAATCCAGATACGAGGCTTCACTCATCACAAACACCGTTCCCATGTATCCCGCCTTCAAGA gggtgTGGAGTTTCCTGCAGAGAGACGTCCTCAAAAGATACAGTATGGAAAATAACGGCATAAATGTGATCATGGGACCTATATTTGACCATGACTACGACGGACTGAGAGACACGGAGGAGAAGATCAAAGA gacgGCGCAGGGCTCCGTCTTCATCCCCTCTCACTTCTACAGCATCATCAGCAGCTGTGAGAAACTCAACGAGACGCTGGACGAGTGTGACGGAGATCTGAGAGTCACCTGCTTCATCCTGCCTCATAGAGCGGACAACAGCGAGAGCTGCAAC AGCTGGGAGGACGAGTCTCGCTGGGCCGAGGATCTTCTGAAGCTTCACACGGCTCGGGTCAGAGACGTGGAGCTGCTGACCGGTCTGGACTTCCTGCGCTCCACCGGGCTGCTCTACACGCGCGTGCTGTCGCTCAAAACACA